One genomic window of Mus musculus strain C57BL/6J chromosome 4, GRCm38.p6 C57BL/6J includes the following:
- the Uqcrh gene encoding cytochrome b-c1 complex subunit 6, mitochondrial has protein sequence MGLEDERKMLTGSGDPKEEEEEELVDPLTTVREHCEQLEKCVKARERLELCDNRVSSRSQTEEDCTEELFDFLHARDHCVAHKLFKNLK, from the exons ATGGGACTAGAGGACGAACGAAAGATGCTCACTGGATCTGGAGACCCCAAAGAG gaagaagaggaagaactaGTG GACCCCCTAACAACAGTGAGAGAGCACTGTGAACAGCTGGAGAAGTGTGTAAAGGCCCGGGAACGACTAGAGTTGTGTGATAATCGCGTGTCTTCCCGGTCACAGACAGAAGAGGATTGTACAGAGGAGCTCTTTGACTTCTTGCATGCACGGGACCACTGT gTGGCCCACAAGCTCTTTAAAAACTTGAAGTAA